The genomic segment CTGATGCTCCCGCGGCCGAGTCGGCAAATCCGCTGGCCAACAGCTCCTCGATGATGCAGATGATGACTCCGGCCCCGCAGGCGCCCGCCGAGCAGCCCGCAGCCACCACCGAACCCGCAACGCCCGCGCAGGCTCCCGCGACGGCCAACTAGGCTGTCGCGACCCAACTGCGTGAGACTGGAGGACCGATGAGCGTCACAGTTGCCATTGTCGGTCGTCCCAATGTGGGCAAATCGACCCTTTTCAACCGCCTCGTCGGGCGCAAGATCGCGCTCGTCGACGATACGCCGGGCGTGACGCGCGACCGCCGCGAAGCGGAGGGGCGGATTGCGGACCTGCATTTCCGCATCCTCGACACGGCCGGCTACGAGGACAAGACCGACGGCTCGCTCGAAGATCGCATGCGCCGGCAGACCGAGCTGGCCATCCGCGAGGCCGACGTCATCCTTTTCATGTACGACGCCAGGGCCGGGGTGACCCCGCTTGACGAGCGCTTCGCGCAGGTCCTGCGCCGGGCGGGCAAGGACGTGCACCTGATCGGCAACAAGGCCGAAGGCAAGGCGTCCGATGCCGGGCTGACCGAAGGCTATTCGCTCGGCTTCGGCGAGCCGGTGCCGCTGTCGGCCGAACACGGCCAGGGCATGGCGGACCTTCACGCCATCATCTCCCAGGCCATCGACCGGATCGTAGACAAGCAGAAGCAGACGGCGCAGGCGAGCCTGGACATCATGCCCGAGGTCAACGTCGACCTGCCCGAGGACGATGGCACCGACGAGAACGCCCCGACCCGCCGCTGGGACCCGACGCGCCACCTCAACGTCGCCATCATCGGTCGCCCCAACGCCGGCAAGTCGACGCTGATCAACCGCATGGTCGGCGAGGAACGCCTGCTGACAGGCCCCGAGGCCGGCATCACGCGCGACAGCATCCTGGTGCCCTGGGAATGGGAAGGGCGCACCATCAACCTTGTGGACACGGCCGGCATGCGCCGCCGCAACAAGGTGCACGAAAAGCTCGAAAAGCTCGCAGTGGGAGATTCGCTGCGCTCGATCCAGTACGCCGAAGTCGTGGTGCTGCTGCTGGACGCCACGATCCCGTTCGAGAAGCAGGACCTGCAGCTTGCCGACCTCGTCGAGCGCGAGGGCCGCGCGCTGGTGATCGCCCTCAACAAGTGGGACCTGATCGAGGACAAGAACGCCGCGCTCACGGAGTTGCGCGAGATGTGCGAGCGGCTGCTGCCGCAGTTGCGCGGCGTGCCGCTGGTGACGCTTTCCGGCCTGCAGGGACGCAATATCGACAAGCTCATGGCCGCGATCTTCAAGATCGAGAAGGCCTGGAACACCCATATCTCGACGGCGCGGCTCAACCGCTGGCTGGCGGCCATGATCGAAGGTCATCCGCCTCCGGCCGTCTCCGGACGTCGCCTCAAGCTGCGCTACATGACCCAGGCCAAGACGCGCCCGCCCAGCTTCATCGTCTTCTCCTCGCGCCCCGATGCCCTGCCTGCGGCGTATCAGCGCTACCTGGTCAACGGCCTGCGCGAAACCTTCGAGATGCCCGGAACGCCCATCCGTCTTTGGGTTCGCGGCGGCAAGAACCCGTTCGCCGACCAGGACTAGGCGCGCCTGTTTGGGGTTCGCGCGGGAAAAACATCCGCGCGACTTATTCACACCCATAGCGAAAATTGCGGAAATGCCGCATAACTCTCAACGCTTAAGCGACCCGATGCAGAGTGCGGGGCCGCATCCTTTGATACGAGCTTGTTTCTCGAAATACTGATTATCGCCGTTCTGACCCTGGTGAACGGCCTTCTCGCAATGTCCGAGCTCGCCGTGGTGTCCTCACGGCCAGCGCGCCTCAAGGTTTTGGCGGCCGATGGCCGCAAGGGCGCCGAAACAGCCATGAGGCTGGCCGAAAACCCCGGACGGTTCCTCTCGAGCGTACAGATCGGCATCACGCTGGTCGGCGTCCTGTCGGGCGCCTTCTCGGGCGCCACGCTCGGCGGGCGCCTGTCGGTCTGGTTGGCGAGCGTCGGCGTAGCCCCCGGCGCGGCCGACGCGCTGGGCGTGGGTATCGTGGTGGTGATCATCACCTACCTCTCCCTCATCATCGGCGAACTGGTACCCAAGCAGATCGCCCTGCGTGATCCGGAAGGCATCGCCACCCGTGTGGCGCCGAGCATGGCGATGATCGCCACCGTCGCCGCGCCACTGGTGTGGTTCCTCGACATTTCCGGCCGCGCCGTGCTGACCCTCCTGGGGCAGGGCGGCGAGCAGGAAGAAAAGGTCACCGAAGAAGAGGTCAAGACCCTCATCGCGGAGGCCGAGAGCGCCGGCGTGCTCGAAAGCGACGAGCGCTCGATGATCACCGGCGTCATGCGCCTGGCCGACCGCTCCGCGCGCGGCCTGATGACGCCGCGTCGCGACGTGGAACTGATCGATCTCTCCGACGACATGGAGACGATCCGCAAGACCATTCGCCAGACCCACCGCTCGCGCCTGCCGGTGCAGGACGGCGACGCCGACACCATCATCGGCGTGCTGGCGATCAAGGACCTAGTGGAAGTCTATGCGGAGGGCAAGCCGCTCGACATCCGTCGCCTGGTGCAGCCCGCCCCTGTGGTGATGGACCGCACCGACGCCCTGGGCGTGGTGCGCGCGCTGCGCGCCTCGGTGGTGCACATGGCGCTGGTCTTTGACGAGTACGGACACTTCGAAGGCATCGTGACCTCCGGCGACCTGCTTGAGGCGATCACGGGCGTTTTCCAGGAAGAGGAAGGCGCCGACCCGGCGGTCGTGCAGCGCGAGGACGGCTCGTTCCTCGTCTCGGGCTGGATGCCGGTGGACGAATTCTCCGACCGCATGGGCATTCCCGTGCCGCGCGACGCCAAGTACGAGACCGTGGCCGGCTACGTGCTCTCGCAGATGAACCACCTTCCGAGCGTCGGCGAGACGTTCGAACGGGGCGGCTGGCGCTTCGAGGTGGTGGATCTGGATGGGCGACGGATCGACAAGATCCTGATGTCGCGAGCGGGCGAATAACGCCCCGCAAAGTCGAACGGCGCGAGGTGATCTCGCGCCGTCCCGAAAGTCTCAGAGTTCGCTCAGTTCGCCCGACTTGACGTTGAAGAGCTTGCCGTTCTCGGCATAGCGCGGGCTGATCATGTCGACCAGGGCCGGCGCGATGGTCTTGGGCGAGGGCAGGGTATCGGGATCTTCCCCCGGCATGGCCTTGGCGCGCATCGCGGTGCGGACCTGCCCGGGATAGAAGATGTTGGCCTTGACCGTGGTGGTGGCCATTTCCTCGGCATAGACCTTGACCATGGCGTTGAGCGCCGCCTTGCTGGCCGCATAGCTGCCCCAGTAGGCGCGCGGATTGGTGGCCGCCCCGCTGCTGACGAACACCGCGCGCCCGGCCGTCGACTGGCGCAGCAACAGGTCCATCGAGCGGATCAGGCGGAAGTTGGCCGTCACGTTCGTGGCGAACACCTTGTCGAACTCATCGGGCGCAATGTGGGGCAGCGGGCTTAGCGTGCCCAGCATGCCCGCATTGGCGATCATGCCATCCAGTGCACCCCAGCGCTCGAAGATCGCCGCGCCCAGCCGGTCGATGGCATCGCCATCGCGCAGGTCGAGCGGCACCAGCGTCGTCGCCGCGCCAAGGTCCTGGATTTCGTCGTCGAGTTCCTCGAGGCCTCCAACGGTGCGGGCGACGGCGACCACGTGGGCGCCGCGCCGCGCCGCTTCCAGCGCCGCCGCGTAACCGATACCGCGCGATGCGCCGGTAACGAGCACGACCTTGTCGTGAAGGTCCTGCCCCTTTGCCTCAGTCTTGGCCATTAACCTGCTTCCCTCATGAGCGAAATCTGCTTGGGTTCATTCTTCTGCCGCCCATCAAGGTCCGTCAGCGAGGTCGGATATTCCCCGGTGAAGTAGTGGTCCGTGAACTGCGGGGCGAGCGGATTGCGCGCCTCTCCGCCGACGGCGCGATAGAGCCCGTCGATGGAAAGGAACTGCAGCGAATCCGCCCCGATATAGCGGCACATCGCCTCCAGGTCCGCATACTGGTTGGCCAGCAGCTTTTCCGGATCGGGCGTGTCGATGCCGTAATAGTCCGAGTGGAAGATCATCGGGCTCGCCACCCGGATGTGGACTTCCTTGGCGCCGGCCTCGCGGATCATCTGGACGATCTTGAGCGAGGTGGTGCCGCGCACGATCGAGTCATCGACCAGCACCACGCGCTTGCCAGCGATCTCCTCGCGGTTGGCCGAGTGCTTGAGCTTGACCCCGAACGCGCGGATCTGCTGGGTGGGCTCGATGAAGGTGCGCCCGACATAGTGGTTGCGGATGATGCCGAGCTCGAACGGAATGCCGCTCTGCTGGGCAAAGCCGATGGCCGCGGGCGTGCCGCCATCGGGAACCGGAACCACGACATCGGCCTCGACCGGCGCCTCGAGCGCCAGGTTCATGCCCATGCGCTTGCGCGCGCCATAGACGGAGCGGCCGGCCACGACCGAATCCGGGCGGGCGAAATAGACGTACTCGAACAGGCACACGCGCTCGCGCTTGGGCGTGCGCGGCTTGATCGAATCGATGGTGATCGAGCCGTCCGCCTGCGTCTCGCAGATCACGACTTCCCCGTTCTCGACGTCCCGCACGAACTTGGCGCCGATGATGTCGAGCGCACAGGTTTCCGAGGCAAAGATCGGCTTGCCGTCGAGCTCGCCGAGCACCAGCGGGCGGATGCCGTTGGGGTCGCGCGCGCCGATGAGCTTGGTGCGGGTGAGGGCCACGAGCGCATAGGCGCCTTCGAGGTGCCCGATGGCATCGAGGAACCGCTCGCTGGAGGACTGGCGGCGCGAGCGGGCGATGAGGTGGAGCACCACCTCGGTATCGGAGGTGGACTGGCAGATTGCCCCGCTGGCGATGAGCTGGCGGCGCAGGGTCAGCCCGTTGGTGAAGTTGCCGTTATGGGCGATGGCGATGCCGCCGACTTCGAGCTCAGCGAAGAGCGGCTGCACGTTGCGCAGGATGGTTTCGCCAGTGGTGGAGTAGCGGACGTGGCCCATG from the Youhaiella tibetensis genome contains:
- the der gene encoding ribosome biogenesis GTPase Der; this encodes MSVTVAIVGRPNVGKSTLFNRLVGRKIALVDDTPGVTRDRREAEGRIADLHFRILDTAGYEDKTDGSLEDRMRRQTELAIREADVILFMYDARAGVTPLDERFAQVLRRAGKDVHLIGNKAEGKASDAGLTEGYSLGFGEPVPLSAEHGQGMADLHAIISQAIDRIVDKQKQTAQASLDIMPEVNVDLPEDDGTDENAPTRRWDPTRHLNVAIIGRPNAGKSTLINRMVGEERLLTGPEAGITRDSILVPWEWEGRTINLVDTAGMRRRNKVHEKLEKLAVGDSLRSIQYAEVVVLLLDATIPFEKQDLQLADLVEREGRALVIALNKWDLIEDKNAALTELREMCERLLPQLRGVPLVTLSGLQGRNIDKLMAAIFKIEKAWNTHISTARLNRWLAAMIEGHPPPAVSGRRLKLRYMTQAKTRPPSFIVFSSRPDALPAAYQRYLVNGLRETFEMPGTPIRLWVRGGKNPFADQD
- a CDS encoding hemolysin family protein, giving the protein MFLEILIIAVLTLVNGLLAMSELAVVSSRPARLKVLAADGRKGAETAMRLAENPGRFLSSVQIGITLVGVLSGAFSGATLGGRLSVWLASVGVAPGAADALGVGIVVVIITYLSLIIGELVPKQIALRDPEGIATRVAPSMAMIATVAAPLVWFLDISGRAVLTLLGQGGEQEEKVTEEEVKTLIAEAESAGVLESDERSMITGVMRLADRSARGLMTPRRDVELIDLSDDMETIRKTIRQTHRSRLPVQDGDADTIIGVLAIKDLVEVYAEGKPLDIRRLVQPAPVVMDRTDALGVVRALRASVVHMALVFDEYGHFEGIVTSGDLLEAITGVFQEEEGADPAVVQREDGSFLVSGWMPVDEFSDRMGIPVPRDAKYETVAGYVLSQMNHLPSVGETFERGGWRFEVVDLDGRRIDKILMSRAGE
- a CDS encoding SDR family NAD(P)-dependent oxidoreductase, which encodes MAKTEAKGQDLHDKVVLVTGASRGIGYAAALEAARRGAHVVAVARTVGGLEELDDEIQDLGAATTLVPLDLRDGDAIDRLGAAIFERWGALDGMIANAGMLGTLSPLPHIAPDEFDKVFATNVTANFRLIRSMDLLLRQSTAGRAVFVSSGAATNPRAYWGSYAASKAALNAMVKVYAEEMATTTVKANIFYPGQVRTAMRAKAMPGEDPDTLPSPKTIAPALVDMISPRYAENGKLFNVKSGELSEL
- the purF gene encoding amidophosphoribosyltransferase, with amino-acid sequence MQDDDHFDIDGDTLHEECGVFGILGHRDAATLTALGLHALQHRGQEAAGIVTFDGRQFHSERQLGLVGDHYTDPATLARLPGDMAMGHVRYSTTGETILRNVQPLFAELEVGGIAIAHNGNFTNGLTLRRQLIASGAICQSTSDTEVVLHLIARSRRQSSSERFLDAIGHLEGAYALVALTRTKLIGARDPNGIRPLVLGELDGKPIFASETCALDIIGAKFVRDVENGEVVICETQADGSITIDSIKPRTPKRERVCLFEYVYFARPDSVVAGRSVYGARKRMGMNLALEAPVEADVVVPVPDGGTPAAIGFAQQSGIPFELGIIRNHYVGRTFIEPTQQIRAFGVKLKHSANREEIAGKRVVLVDDSIVRGTTSLKIVQMIREAGAKEVHIRVASPMIFHSDYYGIDTPDPEKLLANQYADLEAMCRYIGADSLQFLSIDGLYRAVGGEARNPLAPQFTDHYFTGEYPTSLTDLDGRQKNEPKQISLMREAG